In Numida meleagris isolate 19003 breed g44 Domestic line chromosome 19, NumMel1.0, whole genome shotgun sequence, the sequence AAAACCAGACGTAGAAAGTGGATGTACGCTAAGAGCAGCTccataaaaaatattctttttaatgaaaataatttaaaaaaaaaaaaggataattgAAGAATGCAAATCCACCTTGACCGTGACCAGCTACTGCACCCTGCTCCCAGAAAAGCCTTCGAGCACAACAATGGCTTCTAGAAGAAGAATGTCCCCGCTACTTGTACGTGTGAAATGTGGCCGGTGAATGCTCTGGAAACACAAACAGGGCTGAGTATCCAAGTCCCACTGTTAACCTGGGTGTTGGGAACTCCTCGGGGTGCCCGTCTCCCCCTGGAGCTGCACCGGCAGTGCTTCCCGGTGGGCGCGGGGAGCCAGGCCAGCCCCTGAGCCTCTCGCTGGAGTGGAATACTTAAACCTAAAAAAGGCATTTACAAGTTgatgcatttttgttgttgttgttatttcctTGCAGTATACTTTTCTACTTCTAGACTATGGAATGTTACATTAAACAATATTATTATTCATACCTTGCCTCAAATTTCATTACAGTTACTGAGGCTTCATCATAATTTCACACAACACAGAGACACCAAACTAAACACCAAGCTGCCAGCattagatgtattttttctttaagtaccAATAAGCAAAATATCCCATTCCCCCCAGAGATCCCATCAGGAAGGAGGCTCCGAAGAAGGAGGGAGGTTTCCGCTTGACCAGCCTGAAGGCATTGGGTACCACCGCGGAGAGCAGCGTGGTATGTATGTCTCCCAAGACTTTCCTGAAGGCAAAGCGTTTTTGTATCCTGTCGAAGAAGGACTGTAGGTTAGGTCTGCTGCCATCTTCCCAGTATTTCTTAGAGAGTCCTAGAAACTTGAGGCGATGCAGGGTAGCTCCTAACAAGATATCGGCCAAGGTAAAGACACATCCGCAGAGCCAAAGTTCACACTTCTGCCCTGGAGAAACAAGTGACAGAAGAGGAAGGATGAGAATAGATCCTTGGGTGGATGCTTAAAGGCTTGCTCAAAAGCTCCACTAAGGCAATAGCTTCTGGATTAGACTCCAAATCCTTTTCTGAGCACTGTGATGTCCCAAAAGACCAGACCTTATCTGTCAGGTGGCTACATGGGACCTCAAAGCTGGGAGCATGCAATGGGCATTTATAACCTGCATGAAGATACAAATCAATATCTGCAAAATAGCTGCGTTGTGGTTCAGCGACCACTTTTGCTGCGTTAATGctcagggagagcagcagcatttgTCCTTGGCTGCCACTGGGTGATGTGAGCTGTTTGAGAGGTGGCATGGTAACACGTCCTATTTTAGGGATGTGAGAAATCCTTGGGAATCAAAACCATTTGCCggcccagcctggctgctctTCCTGCATGCTGTTGGGGAGCTCCTGCCTCTATCCCCTCTCTAGCACTGGGACACCAAATTGCTTCTGTGCCAAGAGCCAGGTTTTGGGTACAGGCAGAGCTTGTTAAGAGTGCTGGGCACATGAGAAGGTACCACAGCAATGATGGCCCCTGGTAGTGGTGACCCTGGAAATAACCTCACCCAAGATATGTCCAGGAAAAAGCATGCTAGAAGAAGCTGGCTCAGGTCAAGGTAGTGTGAAGTACTCTCGCAATGCCCTTTTGATGCTAacaaggaggaaataaaaggaggTACAGGTAAGGAAAAAACTACAGAAGGGGCACAAAACCTGGGTGCCCACTGCACAGGGCTGTGCCCTGGATATCCCTGCTTGTCACACTTTGCAGGCAAGCACTGGAGTTGGGAtgctgctcagcacctgccCAGCAAATCTCAGAAGTAGTAAAGCATGGTACGTGGTAAGAAATCCAGTTCCTGTTCTCTCCACACTGCAGAGAGACTCTATCCTCCCTTGCTGGATCTAAATGCAAAGGAGACCCTCAAAATGGTGAGATGTTCTGGGAAGGGGAGGTGGCATCTGCTGCTGATCATAGGGTAGgaatctctgctctgctcccaccttAAAACCTGGGATGCTTTGCACCAAATCCTTAATTTTGAAGCTCTTCCACTGCCCTGTGCTGTTAGTATTGCTGTGTGAGGCTCTGTTTAACAGACAGGGTGGAAGGCCAGTGCCTTGTGGCTGTTAAATCAGGGTGCCATGAGAGGCACCTCTGTGCACAGGCACAACTGAAGCTGAGCTGCCTGCGGGGCCAGGCCAAGGGAGTTACTGGTAATTAGCAGGCCTCGTTTGTACCAGCCTGGCAGCCTGCCTAATCCTGCCAGAGGCACAGCCCAAGTGGACAGATTGCCTGGGCCTAATTagtcaataaatattttcagcgGCTAATAAATTGTAGGGGTGCTGTGGCTGGAGCCTGCTAGGGGCTGTGTGGCCCCAGGGCTGGCAGGTGCGGGACCTGGAAGTGGGGGGGCACTGCACCTAGCTGGGGGGCTTGGGTGGTTCCtgggggctggagcagctctgcaagagCATCTGGGCACTAGAGGGCACCTAATGAGGCCAAATCCTGCTGACCTCCCCCCAGCCTTCAGATCAGTTACTGAGGGTGTCTGCTGGATGTAATTAGGCCGCTGCGTGGTGCCACGCTGAGGCCTCAGAGCACGCTCCAGCCCTATGCTGTGCAGGGCCCTGTGGGCCCCATGACGCACGGCTCCCCACACGGGGccggctgtggggctgcccctcaTTAACACCTCTGGGCTGCACTCCATCCCTGGTACCTCCAGCTGTACCGGGGTTAGGGGGCCTGCTCCAGACGGACGCTGAGGTGACGGTGGGACAAGCGATGTGTGGCCGTGCCTGTGCTGCCAGGGCTCTGGGGCGGTGTTTGTTTGAGGTCAGGGCAGGCCGCAGCCGCTCCAGCCCACCTGCTGCTGACTGACGCACACCCTGTGCAGCTGCCACCTCACTGGGCCCCCTCAGTGCCACCATGTTCCCCCCGTGTGCCACAACCCAGTGCTGTGAGCTGGGCACTCAGAGAGGTGGGCAGGCGGAGGACTTGCAGGTGACACAAATCTGTGGGGGCACGGTGCCGagtcctcctcctccccatACGGTGATGGGCGCAGAACAGGGGACCACAGGCTTAGCGGCTGTTTGGTGGGTCACTGGGGAACATGGGACATGTCACCATGCTGCAGAACTGTGGAGTCCTgcaaagcagccagcaggacaggGGGCTGCGAGGTGTGGGGGCTACTCGGTGATCTGCTGAAGGTCAGCAAGGCAATGACAGCCATGTGCCCTAAATGGGAGAGCCCAAAATGGTCTGCACCAGCCCCACTCCTGTGAGTGCAAGCCCCATGGAGCTCAGGGTGGGCTTTCACAGTGTGCAGAGCCATTGGCCATCCCCAGAGCAGCACTTTGTCTGAAAACCACCCGGCGCCTACCTTGGTACtccagcttcctcttctccagctcGGCCTCAATCTGGTCCAGCACCATTCCCAGCTCCCCTAGGATTTTCTTCAAGTAGTTCACGTTGTCGTGCTCCAGGATCTTGGCCTGGTGGAGAGCAGTGGTGAGACGGGCAGATGGCCATGCATCCCTGCAGCCATGCCCCACCACCAACGAGCCCCGTGAGGCTCTGGCCGACTCACCATGAGCTTCTTCTGCTTGGAGAGGTACGGCTCTGTCAGCGGTGGCTCCTCCTCATGGTCCAACTTCATCAGTTCCGTGCTGGCGTTAGCCAAATGCCCTGGGGGAAGACAGACAGAGGGGCTGCGGGGTCTGTCCTcccaccaggagctgctggctgtgtgtGAGGGCAAGGATGAGCTGAGGGCAGGCAGGAGTTGAGCCCGCTGGAGTGTGCCCTGGTGAGCTGCAGCCTTGCCAACttttacagcaggaaaatggTTTGTTTGGTGGGCTCAGCAGGCTGGAAGTGCAGCTTTGGAGTTCTCCCGTCCCACAGGTTAGCCTGGaaagcagctgagctccctTCAGAGAGCTTAATTAAGAGGGATTTGCAGGCACAatcctgctgttttgtttgaaaatgagaCTTTTTGATGCATTAAATAGCTTTGAAGTGCTGTTCCTCtgtgttaaaaaggaaaaaagaacagactGTGTAGCTCAGCTTCCCCTGGAGCCATTTTCCCCCTCTCTGTTGGGAGAAGCACAGATCAGCCCCATTGGGAGGGCTGTGTGATGCAATACCAGGAAGAAAATGGGTGTCTCCCCCAAAGAGCTGACGGGAGAGATGGCAACAAAACCAAGGATGGGGTCAGATTTAAGCTGGTGTTTGGTTCAGCCTCGCTGTCTGCCAGCCCTTTCCCAGCTGTGAAGCTTGGAGCCAGACAGAGTAAAATTCATATCCTGGTTCCCCTGGCacagcctgggctgctgctggggtttAGGGTGTGCAGCAGAGATCAGGTTTGGGGTTATTGCAACAGCTGCTAATTGCTAAACGCCAGCAGACGTGTTCACACAAGTCCACAACCACAGAGACTGCCTGCTGCAAGAGCTCCTTGCGCAGGGCAGCCTCTTCCCCTCTGTGCAGTGTACAGATGGAGGGATTCAGCAGGAAAAGACACTGAGGAGAGGACGAGGTAAAAGACCTCCATGAATGGGAGTCTCCCAGCACTTCTGCTCTGTACCCATTGCCAGCCATGAGGGTTTACCTCTGCGTGCCCAGAGCTGCCAAGCTGTTCCTTCCCTGTCCTGCACCTcttactctgatttttttcctggaaattatTACAACATCAGCAAGATGCAGATCTGGTCTGCAAATCAGTGCCTGCCTTCCCCTGCCTCTGTGGCACAGCCAGAGGGAGCTGCATCTGTGTGCGGGGTGCAGCCCCACTGTCATCCCAC encodes:
- the GDAP1L1 gene encoding ganglioside-induced differentiation-associated protein 1-like 1, whose translation is MATPNNVTPTNCSWWPISALENDVGKSKEGEENQDPTDPALRSQDRLVLYHWTQSFSSQKVRLVIAEKGLPCEERDVSMPLLEHKEPWFMRLNLGEEVPVIIHRDNIISDYNQIIDYMEKNFTGENVPQLIPEPGTTLHSRVLQYRELLDSLPMDAYTHGCILHPELTTDSMIPKYATAEIRRHLANASTELMKLDHEEEPPLTEPYLSKQKKLMAKILEHDNVNYLKKILGELGMVLDQIEAELEKRKLEYQGQKCELWLCGCVFTLADILLGATLHRLKFLGLSKKYWEDGSRPNLQSFFDRIQKRFAFRKVLGDIHTTLLSAVVPNAFRLVKRKPPSFFGASFLMGSLGGMGYFAYWYLKKKYI